The following proteins come from a genomic window of Thiothrix winogradskyi:
- the lpxA gene encoding acyl-ACP--UDP-N-acetylglucosamine O-acyltransferase, which translates to MIHPTALVHPSAQLADDVEVGAYSVIGANVSIGQASRIGSHVVIDGPTRIGAENQIYQFASVGAAPQDKKFNGEPTELIIGDRNVIRECCTLNRGTAQDKGKTVIGDDNWIMAYVHIAHDCIIGNNTIFANSATLAGHVEIRDWVILGGFTLVHQFCTIGEHAFTGMGSAIAKDVPPYAMVTGTPAEPRSINLEGLKRRGYSTEAIHRIKEAHRILYRHNLTTQEALAKIDVDFGEYADIRLLLDFCHNSQRGLIR; encoded by the coding sequence CTGATTCACCCCACGGCGCTTGTGCACCCGTCGGCGCAACTGGCTGATGATGTGGAAGTGGGTGCGTATAGCGTGATCGGTGCGAATGTGAGCATCGGTCAGGCCAGCCGCATTGGTTCGCACGTGGTGATTGACGGCCCGACGCGTATCGGTGCGGAAAACCAGATTTACCAGTTCGCCTCGGTGGGCGCTGCTCCGCAGGATAAAAAATTCAACGGTGAGCCGACCGAATTAATTATCGGTGATCGCAATGTTATCCGCGAATGTTGCACCTTGAATCGTGGCACTGCGCAAGACAAAGGCAAAACCGTGATCGGGGATGATAACTGGATCATGGCTTACGTGCACATTGCGCACGATTGCATCATTGGCAATAACACGATTTTCGCCAATAGCGCGACGCTGGCAGGGCATGTCGAAATCCGCGACTGGGTAATCTTGGGTGGTTTCACCTTGGTTCACCAGTTTTGCACCATTGGCGAACACGCTTTCACTGGCATGGGGTCGGCGATTGCGAAAGATGTGCCGCCGTATGCGATGGTGACTGGCACACCCGCCGAGCCGCGCAGCATCAATCTGGAGGGCTTGAAACGCCGGGGTTATAGCACCGAAGCGATTCACCGCATTAAAGAGGCGCATCGCATTCTGTACCGCCACAATCTGACTACGCAGGAAGCCCTCGCGAAAATTGACGTGGATTTCGGTGAATATGCCGATATTCGCTTGTTACTCGACTTCTGCCATAACAGCCAGCGGGGGCTGATTCGTTAA
- the fabZ gene encoding 3-hydroxyacyl-ACP dehydratase FabZ: MGTMNVEQIRNYLPHRYPFLLVDRVVEYEVGKSLTAIKNVTVNEPWVNGHFPHQPIMPGVLIIEALAQATGLLGFRTMGEEPQTDTLYLLVAVDNARFKQAVVPGDQLVMTVELVKRKGIMWVFKAEARVDGKLAVSAELMCAAKKETAA, encoded by the coding sequence ATGGGTACAATGAACGTTGAACAAATCAGAAATTACCTGCCCCACCGTTACCCGTTTTTGTTGGTAGATCGTGTAGTGGAATACGAAGTGGGCAAGTCATTGACCGCGATTAAAAACGTCACCGTCAATGAGCCGTGGGTCAACGGGCATTTTCCGCATCAGCCCATTATGCCGGGGGTGCTGATTATTGAAGCTTTGGCGCAGGCGACCGGCTTGCTGGGTTTTCGCACGATGGGTGAAGAGCCGCAAACCGATACTTTATACTTGCTAGTGGCAGTGGATAATGCGCGTTTTAAACAAGCGGTTGTCCCCGGTGATCAGTTGGTAATGACCGTTGAATTGGTGAAGCGTAAAGGCATTATGTGGGTATTCAAGGCGGAAGCACGGGTTGATGGCAAGCTGGCGGTGTCGGCTGAATTGATGTGTGCAGCGAAAAAAGAGACTGCCGCTTGA
- the lpxD gene encoding UDP-3-O-(3-hydroxymyristoyl)glucosamine N-acyltransferase, with translation MPEGVSLQALAEHTGTILQGDAQLRLYAVASIDKAQVGEISYIRDAKYRHYLQTSPASALILPPDMAQAYDGNCLISTNPYLTYAQAVGLLYPMVRPVPAIHPSAVISAGVELGEDVVIEAGCVIGAGCKIGDGSWLHANVTLYADTQIGQRCIIHSGAVLGADGFGFAPDRRTWFKIPQVGNVVVGDDVEIGANTTIDRAALGSTMIGNGVKLDNLIQIGHNTQIGDYTAMAACTAVAGSVQIGKHCQIAGMCAIAGHLSIADNVVVTGTSMVSHSITKPGVYSSGTTIEENAVWRKNAVRFNQLDKLARRLQELEKQLAALQNKGST, from the coding sequence ATGCCGGAAGGAGTTTCGCTACAGGCATTAGCTGAGCACACGGGTACTATCCTGCAAGGTGACGCACAGTTGCGTTTGTATGCGGTTGCTTCCATTGACAAGGCGCAAGTGGGTGAGATTAGCTATATCCGTGATGCGAAATACCGCCATTATTTGCAGACCTCGCCAGCCAGTGCGCTGATTTTGCCGCCGGATATGGCGCAAGCCTATGACGGTAATTGTTTAATCAGCACCAATCCTTACCTTACGTATGCGCAAGCGGTGGGTTTGCTCTACCCTATGGTGCGCCCTGTGCCCGCGATTCACCCTAGTGCGGTGATCAGTGCGGGGGTTGAACTGGGTGAGGATGTGGTGATTGAAGCCGGTTGCGTGATTGGTGCAGGTTGCAAGATTGGCGATGGCAGTTGGTTGCACGCCAATGTTACCTTGTATGCCGATACCCAGATTGGGCAACGTTGCATTATCCATTCCGGTGCGGTGTTGGGTGCGGATGGTTTTGGGTTTGCACCCGATCGGCGCACGTGGTTTAAGATTCCGCAGGTTGGCAATGTGGTGGTGGGTGATGATGTTGAAATCGGCGCGAATACCACGATTGACCGCGCGGCGCTGGGGTCAACCATGATTGGCAATGGGGTTAAACTCGATAACCTGATTCAAATCGGGCATAACACCCAAATTGGCGATTACACAGCCATGGCGGCGTGTACCGCTGTGGCGGGCAGTGTGCAGATTGGCAAGCATTGCCAGATTGCAGGAATGTGTGCGATTGCGGGGCATTTGAGTATTGCTGATAACGTTGTGGTAACGGGGACGAGCATGGTTTCGCATTCGATTACCAAACCAGGGGTATATTCTTCTGGCACTACAATAGAGGAAAATGCGGTTTGGCGTAAAAATGCAGTACGCTTTAATCAGTTGGACAAATTAGCACGCCGTTTGCAGGAGTTAGAAAAACAACTGGCGGCTTTACAAAACAAAGGGAGTACTTGA
- a CDS encoding OmpH family outer membrane protein encodes MLKLSALCICGLLLLMGQHAVVADEVAQRPVRIAIVDVAKLLANAPQSKAADAKLKVDFVPREQNLEADKKVIRQLEDDLAVGLQSGVLPGAEKVERQRELRDLQRNYARAMEDFREEVRLARDSAIDTLQAEIVQAIVEVREREKIDLVLRESNYIVASDRIDITATVMQHLEQKFQAQTAATPVPGKQE; translated from the coding sequence ATGTTGAAGTTAAGCGCATTATGCATCTGTGGGCTGTTGCTCTTAATGGGGCAGCACGCGGTTGTTGCCGATGAGGTGGCGCAACGCCCGGTGCGTATTGCGATTGTGGATGTTGCCAAGTTATTGGCGAATGCGCCGCAGTCTAAAGCAGCGGATGCGAAATTGAAGGTGGATTTCGTGCCGCGCGAGCAAAATCTGGAAGCTGATAAGAAAGTTATCCGGCAATTAGAGGACGATCTTGCTGTAGGTTTGCAATCCGGTGTCTTGCCGGGTGCTGAAAAAGTGGAACGCCAACGTGAGTTACGTGACTTGCAACGCAATTACGCCCGTGCTATGGAGGACTTTCGTGAAGAAGTCCGTCTCGCCCGCGATAGCGCGATTGATACTTTGCAGGCGGAGATTGTGCAGGCGATTGTTGAAGTGCGTGAACGGGAAAAAATTGACCTCGTGTTACGTGAAAGCAATTATATTGTCGCCAGCGACCGTATTGATATAACGGCTACCGTTATGCAGCATTTGGAACAAAAATTTCAGGCACAAACCGCAGCAACACCCGTGCCCGGTAAACAGGAGTGA